From a single Maritimibacter sp. DP1N21-5 genomic region:
- a CDS encoding DMT family transporter, which translates to MTMPSALPAPDLAQNPAKGILLYMVGIFFMSSMDVMAKIVVQDVHVAMAVWARYAGQTVVVTLFFLPKLGTIARTRYPGIQFARSVLLLLGTSMFFLSLTQLGLAEATAIMDINPILITLGGALFLGERFGPRRAFGVVAALVGALIIIRPGSAVFQPAAVFPLIAACGYGGFVLLTRRVGGNEDPRTSLFYAAMLGALATSIAVPFFWTTPAPLTVLFMVVIGIFGACGQFFLIRAVQFAEAGAIAPFSYLGLLIAAFWGMVIFGDFPDLATWIGAAIIVAAGLYVWHRERVAG; encoded by the coding sequence ATGACGATGCCCTCTGCCCTTCCCGCCCCGGACCTGGCCCAGAATCCGGCCAAGGGCATCCTGCTTTACATGGTCGGGATCTTCTTCATGTCCTCGATGGACGTGATGGCGAAGATCGTGGTGCAGGACGTGCATGTCGCGATGGCGGTCTGGGCGCGCTATGCCGGGCAGACGGTTGTGGTCACGCTGTTTTTCCTGCCCAAGCTCGGCACCATCGCGCGCACCCGCTATCCCGGCATTCAGTTCGCGCGCTCGGTGCTCCTGCTCCTTGGCACCTCGATGTTCTTTCTGTCCCTGACGCAGCTCGGCCTGGCCGAAGCGACGGCGATCATGGACATCAATCCGATCCTGATCACGCTCGGGGGCGCGCTGTTTCTTGGCGAACGCTTCGGGCCCCGCCGCGCCTTCGGCGTGGTGGCCGCGCTGGTGGGGGCCCTCATCATCATCCGGCCCGGCAGCGCGGTCTTCCAGCCCGCGGCGGTCTTTCCCCTGATTGCGGCCTGTGGTTATGGCGGCTTCGTGCTGCTCACCCGGCGCGTTGGCGGAAACGAGGATCCACGCACCTCGCTTTTCTACGCGGCGATGCTAGGGGCGCTCGCCACCAGCATTGCCGTGCCCTTTTTCTGGACAACGCCGGCACCGCTCACGGTCCTGTTCATGGTGGTGATCGGGATTTTCGGCGCCTGCGGTCAGTTCTTCCTGATCCGCGCCGTGCAATTTGCCGAAGCCGGGGCAATCGCGCCCTTCTCCTATCTCGGGCTTCTGATCGCGGCCTTCTGGGGCATGGTGATCTTCGGCGACTTCCCGGATCTCGCCACCTGGATCGGGGCCGCGATCATCGTGGCCGCGGGACTTTACGTCTGGCACCGGGAACGGGTAGCGGGCTGA